From a single Lineus longissimus chromosome 16, tnLinLong1.2, whole genome shotgun sequence genomic region:
- the LOC135500331 gene encoding tRNA-dihydrouridine(47) synthase [NAD(P)(+)]-like isoform X2: METPMEATASDAATSSAPPVEETDEMRLEKMIKFMEGDAHMAKIKHEYINIHYKARLDTKYLPESVKKELQQQEAGADGQPPKKKAKFTGRNKKRPHNKFNDRKICSFVAAGRECPFGDKCRFPHDVEKYMADKPPDIRPTCYVFEKLGKCPQGLQCRFAGQHLTEDFKNIVDDEKVKESKSQTVNILPKDLQYHLRRREIFFPNADKYLESIGIKPNRAYRSKEGKPNQKTSAATDGETLKQNPTVSNNDTDENGMNPSSGVVDPKLTSAESLEKQDVVPPGGDLEKQVEASSVGDDVEKATGVVVRANSVAVDNIDSHLNDGKSAGCLTDEDVIKIKPGEKKTIDFRDKLYLAPLTTVGNLPFRRICKNYGVDITCGEMALSTNILQGQQSEWALLKRHSSEDLFGVQLCGGHADTMTRCAELLNRTLDLDFIDVNVGCPIDLIFKKGEGSALMGRMTKFEQIVRGMTSVLDIPLTVKIRTGIYDNKSIAHTVVPKLRDWGASLVTLHGRSREQRYTKPADWDYIAECAELARPMPFFGNGDILSYEEYHAKKQSTGVAGIMIARGALIKPWIFTEIKEKRIWDISSSERFDMLKDFSNYGLEHWGSDTQGVETVRRFLLEWLSFLHRYIPVGVLEQVPQKINHRPPRYLGRNDLETLMASENCGDWVKISEMLLGPVHDDFTFLPKHKANSYR, from the exons ATACATAAACATCCACTACAAGGCAAGACTTGATACTAAATACCTCCCCGAGTCCGTCAAAAAAGAGCTGCAGCAACAAGAGGCTGGAGCAGATGGTCAGCCTCCGAAAAAGAAAGCCAAATTTACTGGGCGGAACAAGAAGCGTCCGCATAATAAGTTCAATGACCGCAAGATCTGTTCTTTTGTTGCTGCCGGGAGGGAGTGCCCATTTGGAGACAA GTGTCGATTTCCTCACGATGTTGAAAAGTACATGGCGGACAAGCCTCCTGACATACGCCCAACATGCTACGTGTTCGAAAAATTAGGAAAATGTCCACAAGGATTACAGTGCAGATTTGCGGGGCAACATTTGACGGAAGATTTCAAGAATATTGTCGATGACGAAAAAGTTAAGGAAAGTAAATCACAGACTGTAAACATTCTACCGAAAGATCTCCAGTATCACTTGCGGCGACGAGAAATTTTCTTCCCGAACGCCGACAAGTATCTCGAAAGCATCGGGATCAAACCTAATCGAGCGTACAGGTCGAAGGAGGGGAAACCTAATCAAAAGACAAGTGCTGCCACGGATGGTGAAACTTTGAAACAAAATCCTACTGTGTCAAATAACGACACTGATGAGAACGGTATGAATCCTTCCAGTGGTGTTGTCGATCCAAAATTGACGTCTGCTGAAAGTTTGGAAAAACAGGATGTCGTGCCACCTGGTGGTGACTTGGAAAAACAAGTCGAAGCTTCGTCAGTTGGTGACGACGTTGAGAAAGCTACAGGTGTGGTAGTCCGAGCGAATTCTGTTGCTGTTGACAACAttgactctcatttgaatgacggGAAATCAGCAGGATGTTTGACGGATGAAGATGTCATCAAGATCAAACCTGGCGAGAAAAAGACGATTGATTTCAGGGATAAACTTTACCTTGCTCCTTTAACCACA GTTGGTAACCTGCCTTTCCGACGCATCTGTAAGAACTATGGAGTTGACATTACTTGTGGAGAGATGGCGCTATCAACCAATATCCTTCAGGGTCAGCAGTCGGAGTGGGCACTTCTCAAGCGGCATTCATCTGAAGATTTATTTGGCGTTCAG CTCTGCGGTGGCCACGCCGACACCATGACGCGGTGCGCCGAGCTCTTGAACCGAACCCTCGATTTAGACTTCATCGACGTCAACGTCGGATGCCCAATCGATTTAATCTTCAAGAAAGGCGAGGGTAGCGCGCTGATGGGCCGGATGACCAAGTTTGAGCAGATCGTACGAGGGATGACATCGGTGCTAGACATTCCCCTCACAGTCAAGATCAGGACTGGCATTTATGACAACAAATCTATCGCTCACACTGTTGTTCCGAAGTTACGCGATTGGGGAGCCTCACTTGTGACA CTACATGGTCGAAGTCGAGAGCAGCGATACACCAAGCCAGCCGATTGGGATTATATCGCCGAATGCGCGGAGTTGGCCAGGCCTATGCCATTCTTTG GAAACGGTGATATCCTCTCGTATGAGGAATACCACGCCAAAAAACAATCAACTGGAGTCGCCGGAATCATGATAGCAAG AGGTGCTCTGATCAAACCGTGGATATTCACCGAAATCAAGGAGAAGAGAATCTGGGATATTTCCTCCTCTGAACGATTCGACATGTTGAAAGATTTCTCAAACTATGGTCTTGAGCACTGGGGCTCTGATACACAGGGTGTCGAGACTGTTAGGCGGTTTCTACTGGAGTGGCTGTCATTCCTTCACAG GTACATCCCTGTTGGCGTGTTGGAGCAAGTTCCGCAGAAGATCAACCACCGTCCGCCGCGCTACCTCGGCAGGAATGACCTTGAGACGCTCATGGCCAGCGAGAACTGTGGCGATTGGGTCAAAATCAG TGAGATGTTGCTGGGACCGGTGCATGACGATTTCACCTTCCTGCCGAAGCACAAGGCAAACTCATATAGATAG